DNA sequence from the Bacteroidales bacterium genome:
GCATTAGAATTCCTCAAGGCAATAAGGATGGTACTGATTATTTATATCTAATTAATTATCAGTTTCTTAGTAATGGTCTGATGACTTGTTTTTAAAGATATAAAGTATATTCCAGGACAAAAATTCTCCAGATCAAATGAATACATATAATCTCCTGCATTCTTCCATCCCAGTGTTTTGTTGATAACAGCTCTTCCTGAAATTTCCGAAACCATCATGGTTACATGGGAAGCGCGATTTATAGAATAGCTCGCATTTACCATACCTTTCGATGGGTTTGGAGAAATAATAAGGGATTCAGATTCTGCACTTAGTGGCTGATTTTCTTCAACTCCAACAAACTGTTCCACTTTCATATAGGTCGTCATGTTTTCTATGTAAACGTGATTCTCACCCAAAGCTGTGCCGGGCATTCCATCATTGTTATATAATATGTGGATGTCATTATCAAACGTGGGATAAGCTACAGGATAAATAGATTCATCGAAAAAATGAGAAAGGTCTTGTGTTAAATGAATAAAAGGTCCCCAATTCATTCCGGATGGCTTTATACGCATCCAAAGTTTCTTAAAATTCCATTCTGAATTATCATAAGTTTCAGTAGTTGAAGAGAAAACCACTGCGATCCAATTATCCGGCCCAATTGTTATGGAGGGCATGGTTGATACGCCTAATTCTCTGTAAGACATTGGAAAACCCGTAGATGTGTTTATAAATGTGATTTCTCCATCACCGTCAACATCCTGGGTCCAGCCAATATAATTCACATCTTCTATCATTTCAGAGGTGGGATAACCATATTGAGGTGGAGCTAAAGCGCTCAGGTCGTCAGAGAATGTTGGCATATCTTCATTCCAGTAACCGATTCCATCAACATATGGATAATAAGAATAACCGGTTCCGACAACAGCATGGATAACACGACTGATGCCAAAAACAACGTGTGCTTTTCCATTATTGTCAAGAGCGATGCTCGCAGAATTGTCCACACAGAAAAGAGTATCAGTAACAGTAATATTCCAGTCAAAAAAAGGATAAGGATGTTCCCAGATTACGGTCTTTTCCCAGGAATCACCATTATCGGTCGACTTCATCATAAAAAGGTCATGCCAGGCGCTTGCGACTAAAAATGCGATATTATCCCCTACAGGGTTTGCCCAGACATATTGATCTGCTGTGATCTCTGTATAGTATTCGGCTCCTGTTCCATCGACCACTTCATTTTGAAGATCCCAGGATGTGCCTCCATCTAATGACCGTGAATATACAATACCAAAGGCTTGTCCCTGATATGCAGCATTGGTGTTTGCCAGCAAATGAATGGTATTGTGGTCATCACCGGTAGTGATCATTCTTGGCCATGACAGTGTGGTTGGTCCGTTAGTATAAGTGAATAGTTTCTGATCCCACGAGCCTGTACCTTTATCAGGCCTGGTCAATAAATACAATTTAAGAGCCGTAAAGTCATGACTTACAACGATTTCACCGTTCGTCCCCCATGGGGCATAAGACGGCCAGCCTGTCCTGAGGGTTTCGATT
Encoded proteins:
- a CDS encoding T9SS type A sorting domain-containing protein, producing the protein MTRPDKGTGSWDQKLFTYTNGPTTLSWPRMITTGDDHNTIHLLANTNAAYQGQAFGIVYSRSLDGGTSWDLQNEVVDGTGAEYYTEITADQYVWANPVGDNIAFLVASAWHDLFMMKSTDNGDSWEKTVIWEHPYPFFDWNITVTDTLFCVDNSASIALDNNGKAHVVFGISRVIHAVVGTGYSYYPYVDGIGYWNEDMPTFSDDLSALAPPQYGYPTSEMIEDVNYIGWTQDVDGDGEITFINTSTGFPMSYRELGVSTMPSITIGPDNWIAVVFSSTTETYDNSEWNFKKLWMRIKPSGMNWGPFIHLTQDLSHFFDESIYPVAYPTFDNDIHILYNNDGMPGTALGENHVYIENMTTYMKVEQFVGVEENQPLSAESESLIISPNPSKGMVNASYSINRASHVTMMVSEISGRAVINKTLGWKNAGDYMYSFDLENFCPGIYFISLKTSHQTITKKLIIN